A stretch of the Aegilops tauschii subsp. strangulata cultivar AL8/78 chromosome 4, Aet v6.0, whole genome shotgun sequence genome encodes the following:
- the LOC109744330 gene encoding 31 kDa ribonucleoprotein, chloroplastic-like, which produces MVEVVYDRMTGRSRGFGFVTMGSAEEVAAAVEQFNGYGSGGDADCRREVRGLDGVVAADVRRGEAAARHLPLAPQHTGCGARVR; this is translated from the exons ATGGTCGAG GTTGTATACGATAGAATGACCGGACGGAGCCGTGGATTTGGATTCGTCACAATGGGTTCAGCGGAGGAAGTTGCTGCCGCCGTCGAGCAATTCAACGGCTAT GGTTCTGGTGGCGATGCCGATTGTCGTCGAGAGGTTCGTGGACTGGACGGTGTCGTGGCTGCCGATGTACGGAGAGGCGAAGCTGCTGCTCGTCATCTACCTCTGGCACCCCAGCACACGG GGTGCGGGGCACGTGTACGGTAG